The stretch of DNA actcttcactgtacttctgattggtgcagccgaagataatgtcatccacatatatttggcacacaaacagttcaccatcatatgtcttcgtgaaaagagtgggatccagggaaccaggtatgaagcctttgctcttcaggaagtatttgagtgtgtcataccaggcccttggggcttgtttgaggccatacagtgccttgttgagcttgtataccatgtcaggatgttttggattttcaaagccaggtggctgtgcaacatacacttcttcttcaatcttgccattgagaaagacacttttcacatccatttgatatagaagtatgttatgatgatttgcataagccagcagtatgcgtatagcttcaagccttgccacaggagcaaatgtttcatcgaagtcaatgccctccacttgagtgtatccttgagcaacgagacgagttttgtttctgacaacttgaccatgctcatcttgcttgttgcggtatatccatttggtgcctattatgttgtgcttccgtggatcaggacgcttaaccagttcccatacattattcagctcaaactgttgaaactcttcttgcatagcttgaatccattcaggttccatgaaggcttcttcaactttcttgggttctgatattgatacgaatgcgaagtgcccacagaaatttgctagctgagttgcccttgaacgagtgagtggaccaggtgcattgatgttgtcaattattctgtcaatctgcacttcattggcaacacgaggatgcacagggcgaagactttgctcttgctgatctgcgttgttgttgggaggaatgtcttcaggctgagcattgtcttcatgttgatcaggtgctgagatgataagttcttcttcaggatgagcttcagaaggtataatctctccagttcccataagcttgattgattcactagctggaacttcatctagcacatttggcagttgctctctttgtgaaccatttgtctcatcaaaccgcacatccactgtttcaaccactttgtaatggaagagattgaagactctgtaggagtctgaatcctttccatatcctaGCATAAAgtcctcatgtgcttttggtgcaaactttgaggtgtggtgtgggtccttgatccagcaccttgcgccaaatactctgaagtaactgacatttggcttcttgccagttaggagttcataagatatcttgttcagaagcttgtgaagataaacacgattgattgtatggcatgcagtatcaatggcttcagtccagaattttcttggagtcttgtattcatctagcatcgttctggccatctcaatgagtgttctgttctttcgttcgacgacgccattctgctgtggcgtgtacggagctgagaattcatgtgtgatgcccaaggtatcaagatatgtatcaaggccagtgttcttgaattcagtgccattgtcacttcttatgtgctttatcttggccccaaaattgttcatagctcgattggcgaagcatctgaagacatcctgcacttcagtcttgtaaaggattatgtgcacccaagtatatctagagtaatcatcaacaatgacaaagccatagaggcaagcagaagtagtaaaagttgagtagtgagtgggaccaaaaagatccatgtggagcagttcgaagggttgtgtagtagtcatgattgtctttgaaggatgttttgcccttgtcatcttccctgcttcacaggcaccgcataagtgatctttcttgaacttgacaccctcgatgcctatgacatgcttcttcttcgcaagggtgtggaggttcctcatgccagcatgcccaagcctccgatgccaaagccagcattctgaagcttttgcaagaagacataccgcaagttgtggtcctgctgagaaatctaccacgtacaaatcacctttccgatacccttcaaacactagagacttgtcagattccattagtaccaggcaacgatattttccaaacattacgatcatattcaaatcgcaaagcattgagacagacattaagttgaagccaagggattcaacaagcatgactttatccatgtgttgatcctttgagattgcaactctatctagacccaataccttacttttaccagtgtcagcaaatgtgatgtggctcttgtcggatggacgtaatgttgagtccataagaaggcttcttttgccagtcatgtgatttgtacacccactgtcaataatccattctgaagactttgaagtcgctggtgtcgtaccctacagtgcagttagggggataggcttcacgaagagaattgtgaagcataaacatttgacgaaccagtgggttatgaaaacttagattcagattaggactaatagggagagtagcatgcgattcaggaacgaagtacataatgatgccatttgggcattttatcttgcgccctacaagatttttaaggtccccagcaatagcatcagaagattttgtttttctgctggagacctttccctgcaaaagagagttaagctttcttaaccacccacatcttcaagggtggcttagaagcaataagtctaagtgcagcatctgagaattttggctttgtagccttagcaaacagtctagtaggtggacaatagtactcataggaataggcagaataatttttggtcatatgaacatgacgattcgaagaaccgctctcatattcatatgactgagtatggtttccctgcaaaacatttgcattagtgtgagtcaggtgagtcctctgtttgtatggagcctttggaccatatgaagcctttggtctgaggtttgtcttcttcaggtgaggtgtcatgaagacattcacaggaagattttccagacattttttcggaacccagatcttcttcataggcggtccattcctgcagttagtaccaatgtacctggcaaacacttcaccattctgattcttaaacagtttatagtttgcattaaaggattcatcaatgataatggggttagcacaagtgaatccagataaattggatggatctgctgaaagttcctttgcagtaacccatgtggttttggggtactgctcaggttttcagtaagagccatctacatttattttccttacgaacccaacaccctctttcctagggtttcggttcagaatctgcttcttgaggacatcacataatgtctgatgtcctttaagacttttgtacatccctgtttcaagcaatgtcttcaacctagcattctcatcaacaatagcagtggtatcctcagcagaggggttagttaccacatcaacagttgaagatattgcaacagcagtagcagtggaacattcagcaacagaagtagcattatcacgctcaatgcatttaagacatggtggttcaaatccttcctgagcaggactgatctgttcggcgcgaagtgactcgttttccttttgaagatcttcatgagctgctctcaatttctcaagtttttgcttcctttgaagataatcataggaaagcttttcataagttgttgagagagtatcaagacgatcctcaagttcctgatacttaacgtgaagattttttatgtcttcaattaaggattcagatcgagtcatttcagcacccaacagatcatcgcttctgtctaacagtttttgaatatgttccatagctttctgttgttcagttgcaattttagcaagtgttttgtagctgggttttgaatcacagtcagagtcatcgtcactagatgtttgatagcgagtagtgcgtgtgtttaccttggcaccgcgtgccatgaagcagtaagtaggagtggagtcgttcttgtcatttgcgtcggtgtcggtgatgcagtcattgtcttcagtgttgaagatggacttggcgacgtatgctgtagccagactcgcaatgccagaatcagactcctcctcagactccacctctgcctcctcagatgcggactcctcctctgaatccatctccttgccaacaaacgcacgtgccttgccagatgagctcttcttgtgtgatgaagactttgaggaagacttggaagaagactttgagtatttcttcttcttcttgtcgtcagaatcatattccttgctcttcttcttccttctgttctcattttcccactgtggacactcagagatgaagtgtccagttttcttgcacttgtgacatgttttcttcttgtagtcatgagcagaagcttcatcattccttgagcttgatcgtgaagaatttttgaagcctttcttcttggtgaatttttggaacttcttcactagcattgcaagttcccttccaatgtcttcaggatcatcagaactgctgtcagattcttcttcagatgaggaaacaacttttgccttcaaggcacgagttcgcccatagtttgggctgtagatatctcttttctcagaaagctgaaactcatgtgtgttgagcctctcaagtatgtcagatggatcgagtgtcttgaaatcaggacgttcttgaatcatcagggctagaatgtcaaacgaactatcaagtgatctcagcagcgtcttgacgatttcatgtttggtgatctcagtggcgccgagggcttgaagctcatttgtgatgtcagtgagccgatcaaatgtgtgctggacattctcattgtcatttcgtttgaagcggttgaagaggttgcgaagtacactgattctttgatctctctgggttgagacgccttcattgaccttggagagccagtcccagaccagtttggatgtcttcaaggcactcacacggtcatactgtccttttgtcagatggccacagatgatatttttggcggtagagtccagttgagtgaactttttgacatcagcagcagtgacaccttctccagcctcgggaacgccgttctcgacgacataccataggtcgacgtcaatggcttcaagatgcatgcgcatcttattcttccagtagggatattcagttccatcgaagacggggcacgcagcggagactttgattatccctgcagtcgacatagctaaaactccaggtggttaaaccgaatcacacaaaacaagggagcaccttgctctgataccaattgaaagtgcgttatatcgactagagggggggtgaataggtgatttttatgaaagtcttcaaaacgtgagagttatgaagacaaacaacgaagattatgcctattactatgcaacggaagttagattacactaggccagtcatggtcatgtattcaataagtaaaagcacaatgacaaacaactgcagtgtaataaggatcaggtaggaagaagttatgaagccaaacagatcatacattcacgttgtgaagacaaaagataaagcaagcatgcaatggcttcacaatgtgtaacggtaagaaaaggaagtgaagatgaaacctgTGACTCACTGAAGataatgatatgttggaccagttccagttgctgtgacaactgtacgtctggttggagcggctaggtatttaaaccttaggacacacagtcccggacacccagtcctgaacacacagtccaggacaccaagtcctcaccgtattcttcttgagctaaggtcacttagtcctcgcccaatcactctggtaagtcttcaaggtagactctcaaaccttcacaaacttcgttcactggcaatccacaatgtctcttggatactctgaacgcgacgcctaaccgtctggaggattcacagtcctcaagtgtaataagtcttcagatcacacagacaagaagactcaagtgatgcccaatttgctctggctctgggtggttaggggttttctcctcactaggaattttctctcaaaggcttcgaggtgggtttctctcaaacgacaaaagccgtgcactgaaatctgagcagccaaccgtttatggttgtgggggtggactatttatagccacttggcaacccgacctgatttgtccgaaatgaccctgggtcactaaggaactgacacgtgtctcaacggtcagatttcaaactctcatggcaaatttgcttgagctacaagcaaagctgacttgtccggctctggaaaagattcgctctcattgtcttcgctcgaagacataggtttttgatttaggcatcacttcagtcattctgactggttctcctggaccccacttaacagtacggtggttcctatgactcaacacaaaagaaagagaactacgaaagatctaaatcttcgagctccataggcttcataacgtgtcttcttttgtcatagtcttcaatgtgaatatcttcatataccacctttgtcttcaatgtcttcatacatttttaggggtcatctctggtagtaagaccgaatcaatgagggacttctagctgtgttttcctgcaattctcacaaacacattagtccctcaagtaggtttgtcgtcaatactccaaaaccaactaggggtggcactagatgcacttacaggggTCAGTTTTGGGAACCTTTCTGGCAGTTTCTAGGAAGGTTTCATCGTTTTTTTCATTTTCTCTATTTTCTACTTGCTTCTCGGTTTTGTTCTGAGGTTTTCCCAGTTTTTTTATTTTAAAACTGTATGAACATTTTACAAATTTATGAAAAACTTTTTATGTATGAACAAattcaaatttgatttttttttcaaattcatgaatagTCCTTTTCAAATTCGTGAATGCCAGAACCGATACTTATCACTCCCCAAGCGAGAATAGCGGTCATTTAGCTGAAGTGTGTGGGGATGGGCTGGCCCATGTACACATTTTTCTGTTCTTTTCTATTCCATCCGTTAACCATGGCAAGAATTATGGAGTGGGTCGTCTAAAAAAAGAATTATGGAGTGGAGGGAATATCTTATATGTGTTCATTTTTGTCTTTCTAGTTTTcttgttatttttctttttcactttctcATGCCTTTTTATGTTTTCTTTTTTCCATTTCTATGTTTTACTATTTTCTTTATGTTTTTATTTGCCTACTTCCTTTTGAAAATatgtacatatatatatatatccatatgtGCATTAACAAGTTTTTTCAAGTCTATTAACTTATTTTGAAATGCATACACTTTTTTTAACACGACGACAATAGCAATGCAACTACTATCTGTGAATCAACCACCATGGCGATGATCTGATAAAACAAAAGCACCTCGACAATGATAGTTGCTTTCCTTAAGATGAACGCGTCTAATATTTTGCAAGTTCTGATTTTCTTCAACTTTTTTTATTGCAAAGCAGGTTGGCTGGGCGACGACACTGCACTTGGCCTTCCAGAGCCTAGGTGTTGTCTATGGGGACATGGGAACTTCACCGCTCTATGTGTTTTCTAGCACCTTTACTGGTGGGATCAAAGATACAAACGACCTCCTTGGTGTCACGTCCCTGATTATTTACACTCTGGCTCTCCTTCCGTTGATGAAATATTGTTTCATTGTCTTGAGAGCTAATGACAATGGTGATGGTGAGTAAATATCTCCCATTTATCTTCTCAACACAACTTGTATGATTACATACAATTTTTTTTAAGAACTACGAAAGATTGTGACTTTGTTATAACAAATGTTCCTATTAAAAGAATATTCAGAAGTCAATTACCATGAAGAACCATAGGAGAAAACATAAAATAATCAAAATAAACATAAATATTCCCACAATCCCACTGCATATTGTTTTTAGACAACATGTTCCAGAGTACCTAAGAATCATTAAAAGTGATAGGGTCATGAGCGTTAAGCACTTAATTCCATGAAAGAAAATCCAAAATATGTGACAAGTACTTAGATACTATATACACGCAAAATATTTTTCATGTGAGAGTAAAACATGTCTCATGAATTCACAACCTTGCAGGTGGAACATTTGCACTTTATTCCTTGATATCTCGGTATGCTAGGATTAGCTTGATACCTAATCAACAGGTTGAAGATGCAACGGTCACCCACTACAAGTTAGAGTCCCCTTTGAATAGTGTCAAGCGGGCTCATTGGATAAAGGAAAAGATGGAAAACAGCCCAAAACTGAAGATCATACTTTTTCTAGTGACTATTCTAGCAACTTCAATGGTTATTGGTGATGGTGTGCTAACTCCATGTATTTCAGGTGAGCTTACTTTCTCCCTCGAGGTCATCTCGCTTGAGTACGTATAAAATAACATGCATGCGAAGGATAGTTAACACATGAACCGATATGAGAGGGTTCTCGATCTTCACGAATTGGGGGCAACTAGCCAAACAAACTTAAGAAAACCCACCCGACAACAACCACCAAATGTAAAAGTCTTTGGGAAATAAAACTCAAACAAAAAACTGATAAATTGGAACCGAATCCACTTGGCCAGTCCATCAATCCAATCAAATCCAGGATAAGGGGTTAACAAGTTGGATCTCATCTCTACACTGGGAGGTCTTGTCTTGATCATCTCCACATGGGGAGATCTTGGAATAGAGGCACAAGGCTCCAATGTCTAATCACAGTTGTTTGTCCGAGATGGAGAGGGGAatggggtatttatagccactaggtcATAACTACTAGTTTTGGGTCAAAACGGTATACATGGGCCTTAGCCCATTTTGGTGCATCTAGGCATGATTGGATAGTCAGTTTTTGGGGTCACATCTAGGTATGCGAACTATCCGGACTTTGGGGCTCTGCTCGGTTGGGGGTCCGGAATGTTTGGTTTCTCTGGGCCAACTTATTTCTCCTTGCTCCTTGTTTGACCCCACGCCTTCACAGTCCAAGTCATTCGAACGGCCCTAGGCACACATAGAGTACACACATTATGCAGGAACCAATTATCAACTCTAGGAGTGCATTCATCAAGGAAAGGGAGCACCTTGTGTTGGATAGCCTTCACACGTGTCATTGGTCCATTTGTAGCATCTTTGTCCTTCTGAGAACTTGGTGGTGAGTTAGGCATGATCATGTCCGTGGAGGCTCATATCATGGACTTTTCAAGAAATAATATCCACAACTATTTTATGAACTATGCGCATGCTAAATAATTATCATTTGGTTAAAGAGAGAATTTACTATTCAGAATATATAGCATGAAAGCATCTTATTGTGCCACTGAATAATAAAAATGTCCCATTTGCACTATAATATGTTTAAAAGCATGATTGCTTTCTGCCTAGCTATTTTTTTGTATTTTACTTTGTTGCAGTGCTTAGTGCAGTCGGTGGAATCAAGCAATCAGCAAACTCCTTAACTCAAGGTATACCAGCCATTAAGGCACATCTCGCTGTTTAGCAGAGAAAGTCACATCAATATCACCATGTTATGTTGGCATTTTATTTGACTCGTTTGATCTCATCAACAGGACAGATTGCTGGCATTGCGATTGGCACTCTGATTGCGCTCTTTCTTGTTCAACGGTTAGGCACAGACAAAGTTGGTTACACATTTGGACCAGTAATCTTGACATGGTTCATCTTAATTGCTGGTATTGGAATTTATAATGTGATCAAACATGACACTGGAATTCTAAAAGCATTCAACCCAAAATACATCATAGACTATTTCCAAAGAAACGGGAAGGAGGGCTGGATTTCACTTGGAGGTGTTGTTTTATGCATCACAGGTATTTTTATCCCATGAGTAACTTTGCAATGCACCCCAATATCGTGGGAATATAGCCACATATTGATCATGAAAACAAGAATAGAAGTCTATTGCCGATCTTGTCTGTAGTTTTGAAATGGATATTGTGTAGGAACCGAAGCAATGTTTGCTGATCTTGGTCACTTCAATGTGAGAGCAATTCAGGTAATCAGGCAACTCAACGGCATACTTACTTTTTCATTATTTTTAATTTTGAATGCGTGAACATAGAGAAGGGAAAATAAATCTTTTTTGAGCTATATCAAACAGTACTGTGAAAAACTACTTTCCTTGATTAATAAAATTATTATCACCTTTTCATGCTTCTCAATTTACTCACTTTTTAATATAAAAAGATATCACACTACAGATTGGCTTCTCCGTAGTTCTACTCCCATCAGTGCTGCTGGCTTACATGGGGCAAGCTGCGTATCTTCGCATCTACCCTGAACACGTTGCAGATACATTCTACAAATCGATCCCAGGTGAGTATATAAAAGGACCAGCTAAGAAATGGCACGAGTTAGGCACTGAAAGATTAGCATTTAACAGTGAAGTCATAATTTTGTTATCAGGACCATTATATTGGCCAACATTTGTGGTGGCCGTGGCTGCTGCTATAATTGCAAGCCAAGCTATGATATCTGGTGCCTTCGCAATCATTGCCCAGTCCCAAATTCTTGGATGCTTTCCACGCGTTCGTGTCACCCACACTTCAAATAAGTTTCATGGGCAGGTCTACATCCCTGAGATCAACTATGCATTAATGATCTTATGTGTAGCTGTGACAGCTATTTTCCAAACTACAGACAAGATTGGCAATGCATATGGTAAGGAATGCCTTGACTCTATACAAAGAAAGGAATAAATAATTCATTACCTAAGGATCATTTCAGCTATATGATCGAGATACATAATGCTTCTGTTATTCCCTTAAGCACGTGCTTCATGAAATTTCTCTTGGTTTTACCTGACCCCTTAATTTATCAATTTTTGTAAGTAGTTCTATGTTGCGCAACTTCAAATAAAAAACACAGATTTACTGAAGTTGCTCTTAACATGATGGTTGCCCTTCACTGTCTGACTAAATTTTTGCAAGCAGTATGTTACTCACTAATATGCTATTAGTGTTACTTCTTAAGCTGCAAAACCAGAAAGAGTGAAATCATCTTATGGACATTATGAATTCAGCAGCAATCTAGTTTCTAGGTAAGATATGACAATGTCTGCATAGCATAACAGTTTGAAAAAAATATACCAGATTACTCCGTCCTTCTAAATTTCAATGGCATCGTGACCTTTTAACTTATCCTTATAAAATCAAAGAAGCAACAATAAAAAATTTAGTTTGTTATTTTCAGTAATAAAGTATCAGTTGTATGATATTCATATATTCGTCATATATGCAGGTATTGCTGTCGTCTTCGTGATGTTCATAACAACACTTCTAGTCACACTGGTCATGGCCATGATATGGAAGACAAGTCTGCTATGGATTGCACTCTTTCCGATAATATTTGGTGGTGCGGAGCTCATGTACTTATCCTCAGCGTTCTACAAATTTAAAGAAGGTGGCTACTTGCCACTAGGTTTCGCAGCAATTTTGATGCTTATAATGGGCACATGGCATTATGTTCATGTTCACCGGTACAAATATGAGCTCAAGAACAAAGTGTCAAACAACTACGTGGTAGAGTTGGCAACAAAGCGAAATCTTCCTAGGCTTCCAGGAATAGGCGTTCTGTACTCAGAGCTTGTCCAAGGAATCCCACCCATACTCCCTCATTTGGTAGAAAAAGTACCGTCCATCCATTCAGTTCTTGTGATCATCTCAATAAAGTACTTACCAATCAGCAATATAGAGACACACGAACGGTTCCTCTTCCGATATGTGGAGCCAAGAGAATACAGAGTATTCCGATGTGTGGTGCGCTATGGCTACAACGATAAAGTAGAAGATCCAAGAGAGTTTGAGAACTTGCTCATTGGGCACTTGAAGCAATTCATCCATCAAGAATCTTTCTACAACAAAAGCACTCATTCCCTTGCAGGAGAAGATGCTGCAATCGAAGAATCAGGAGATGCAATGGAGCCTTATGTTGAAGTTCAAGATGCAAGGTTACCGAAAAGGTTTTCAGATGGAATCATTGCTAGTCCACTAAACGTG from Triticum urartu cultivar G1812 chromosome 3, Tu2.1, whole genome shotgun sequence encodes:
- the LOC125549057 gene encoding potassium transporter 5-like; the protein is MAEPLKTSSNGAAERGAENPASGTAKAPSPSPSPGRLQGFDSLHMEAERIPGGPSHAAKVGWATTLHLAFQSLGVVYGDMGTSPLYVFSSTFTGGIKDTNDLLGVTSLIIYTLALLPLMKYCFIVLRANDNGDGGTFALYSLISRYARISLIPNQQVEDATVTHYKLESPLNSVKRAHWIKEKMENSPKLKIILFLVTILATSMVIGDVLSAVGGIKQSANSLTQGQIAGIAIGTLIALFLVQRLGTDKVGYTFGPVILTWFILIAGIGIYNVIKHDTGILKAFNPKYIIDYFQRNGKEGWISLGGVVLCITGTEAMFADLGHFNVRAIQIGFSVVLLPSVLLAYMGQAAYLRIYPEHVADTFYKSIPGPLYWPTFVVAVAAAIIASQAMISGAFAIIAQSQILGCFPRVRVTHTSNKFHGQVYIPEINYALMILCVAVTAIFQTTDKIGNAYGIAVVFVMFITTLLVTLVMAMIWKTSLLWIALFPIIFGGAELMYLSSAFYKFKEGGYLPLGFAAILMLIMGTWHYVHVHRYKYELKNKVSNNYVVELATKRNLPRLPGIGVLYSELVQGIPPILPHLVEKQFIHQESFYNKSTHSLAGEDAAIEESGDAMEPYVEVQDARLPKRFSDGIIASPLNVCMDETEFIQRGMDDGVVHLLGETNVVAEQNAGLVKKIIVDYAYNFMRKNFRQPEKITCVPHNRLLRVGMTYEI